TCTCCAGCACGTTTTTTAACCTGTTTTGAAGTTGAAAATCACGATGTTACTTAGTCTGGCTGGCCAAATGCATTGGGAAGCCACTCTACCTGTGTTCCGGTGACGGCCAGTACATCGAAACGGCAATCAGCAGTGTCGAAACTTTGGCCCTGATGCAACAACCATAGCGCAGCGGCATGTAACAGGTGCCGCTGTTTTTGTCGCGTGACACTGGCTGCCGCGCTGCCAAACACGCTGTTGCGGCGATAGCGCACCTCGACAAACACCCAGGTGCTGCCATCACGCATGATCAAGTCTAGCTCCCCGCCACGTACCGCGATGTTCGCCGCAACAAACGTCAGCCCTGCCCGTTCGAGGTAGTGGCGAGCCAACTGTTCGTACTGGCCGCCGGTGAGTCGTCGGTTCAGGATGCCGGCACCAGTTGCCCTTGACGGAACTGGAGCCAGCTCAGCTTACGGTTGACGATGCAATCCGCTGTGGAGCCAAGCGTTCCGGTTGCGCCCGATAAAGTGGTTCCCGGCTGATGCAACTGGGCGAAATTGTTTGCCAGTTTCCAGGCATCCATCCCCATGGCGAACAGCCTGACCAGCGAGTAATCATTGCGGAACTGGTTGCTGACCTGCTGCATCAGCGCAGGGCTTGCTCCGGTCAACAGAGGAATATCGCTGAACTGCAACCCTTCCATTTCAAAGCGGAAATCCGGGCCGAGACCGGCCTGATAGCTGCGAGAGCTGGCATA
This sequence is a window from Dickeya aquatica. Protein-coding genes within it:
- a CDS encoding YraN family protein, which produces MNRRLTGGQYEQLARHYLERAGLTFVAANIAVRGGELDLIMRDGSTWVFVEVRYRRNSVFGSAAASVTRQKQRHLLHAAALWLLHQGQSFDTADCRFDVLAVTGTQVEWLPNAFGQPD